The Fusobacterium necrophorum subsp. necrophorum genome has a window encoding:
- a CDS encoding PcfB family protein, whose translation MINEEVTRQVIAVKKKALHLTAREVVKLMKMILNKSEKEKNGLKDFIAKQKPTTVKDLVKKGKVETLELNDVDLKNLKRELNKNGVKFSIKKDLTTGNKIVFFQSKDEKVMEQAFKEAVAKFAGKDKKKESVIDKLNHFREKVKNTPQKDKIKEKHQEQSL comes from the coding sequence TTGATCAATGAAGAAGTTACAAGACAGGTTATTGCAGTAAAGAAAAAAGCACTTCATCTAACAGCAAGAGAAGTTGTAAAACTTATGAAAATGATACTTAACAAGTCGGAAAAAGAGAAAAACGGGTTAAAGGATTTTATTGCCAAACAAAAGCCAACCACAGTGAAGGATTTAGTAAAAAAAGGCAAAGTGGAAACCTTAGAATTAAATGATGTGGACTTAAAAAACCTAAAAAGAGAGTTAAATAAAAATGGTGTAAAATTTAGCATTAAAAAAGATTTAACTACTGGAAATAAAATAGTATTTTTTCAGTCAAAAGATGAAAAGGTAATGGAGCAGGCATTTAAAGAAGCTGTAGCAAAATTTGCAGGTAAAGATAAAAAGAAAGAATCTGTAATAGATAAGTTAAATCACTTTAGAGAAAAAGTTAAAAATACACCTCAAAAAGATAAGATTAAAGAAAAACATCAGGAACAGAGTTTGTAG
- a CDS encoding Bro-N domain-containing protein, protein MDEIKLYENKEIRSVWDEEKEEWYFSVVDVVRVLTESENPQVYWRVLKKRLKEEGNETVTNCNALKMKAADGKMRLTDVADMQGIFRIIQSIPSPKAEPFKLWLAEVGKERIDEIIDPELTIDRALETYLKKGYTREWINQRLQAIQVRKELTDAWDDHGIQKGIEYAILTDEITKAWSGMTTRGYKNLKGLKKENLRDNMTTLEIVLNMLAEATTTELTKTTNPQGLEENRKVAKEGGSVAGNARKEIEQKTGKPVITSKNAVDLSRLIEDVVKEPFNKKQDKKDDTDNET, encoded by the coding sequence ATGGACGAAATAAAGTTATATGAAAATAAAGAGATACGTTCTGTTTGGGACGAAGAAAAAGAAGAATGGTATTTTTCAGTAGTAGATGTAGTAAGAGTACTCACAGAAAGTGAAAATCCTCAAGTGTACTGGAGAGTGCTTAAAAAGAGATTAAAAGAGGAAGGAAATGAAACCGTTACAAATTGTAACGCTTTGAAAATGAAAGCAGCAGATGGGAAAATGCGTCTAACAGATGTAGCTGATATGCAAGGAATATTCCGTATTATCCAGTCCATTCCATCTCCAAAAGCAGAGCCATTCAAGTTATGGCTTGCTGAAGTAGGAAAAGAGCGAATTGATGAAATCATTGATCCGGAACTGACCATTGATAGAGCCTTAGAAACCTATTTAAAAAAGGGCTATACACGTGAGTGGATAAATCAAAGATTACAAGCCATTCAAGTCAGAAAAGAGCTTACGGATGCTTGGGACGATCACGGAATCCAAAAAGGTATAGAATATGCCATTCTTACCGATGAAATCACAAAAGCATGGTCAGGAATGACAACAAGAGGATATAAAAATCTAAAAGGCTTAAAAAAAGAAAACCTGAGAGATAATATGACTACACTTGAAATAGTCCTGAATATGCTTGCAGAAGCCACGACAACCGAACTTACAAAAACGACAAATCCTCAAGGTTTGGAAGAAAATAGGAAAGTTGCTAAAGAAGGAGGAAGTGTGGCAGGAAATGCAAGAAAAGAAATAGAGCAAAAAACAGGCAAACCGGTCATTACCTCAAAAAATGCAGTTGACCTATCAAGGCTGATTGAAGATGTGGTCAAAGAGCCTTTCAATAAAAAACAAGATAAAAAAGACGATACGGATAATGAAACATAG
- a CDS encoding ATP-binding protein — protein MDSVGNIFGGVFERLEKGILNEKNGDYINENDGLVYCGVCHSPKQQISNIGGDLRKIPKNCICREKELEKERQHWKELEHQRILSDLRKQAFEDKLLQNQTFDAEDGNLEHRKIGENYVKKFEEMEKENIGLLLTGPVGTGKTYLASAIANALIEKEISVKMTNFATILNDMMNLDINKNKYIEKLNKYRLLIIDDFGMERDTPFATEHIFNIIDSRYRANKPIILTTNLSVKQLTSPNSLKEQRIYSRILEMATPILFTGENRRISKMKEKARKVNTILMESR, from the coding sequence ATGGACAGTGTAGGAAATATCTTCGGGGGAGTATTTGAACGCTTGGAAAAAGGTATTTTGAACGAAAAAAACGGAGATTATATCAATGAGAATGACGGACTTGTGTATTGTGGAGTATGTCATAGTCCCAAACAGCAAATTAGTAATATAGGTGGAGATTTAAGGAAAATACCTAAAAACTGTATTTGCAGAGAAAAAGAATTGGAAAAAGAAAGACAGCATTGGAAAGAACTGGAGCATCAAAGAATCCTATCAGATTTAAGAAAACAGGCTTTTGAAGATAAACTGTTGCAAAATCAGACCTTTGATGCAGAAGATGGAAACTTAGAGCATAGAAAAATTGGAGAAAACTATGTGAAAAAATTTGAGGAAATGGAAAAAGAAAACATAGGATTACTACTTACAGGACCGGTAGGAACAGGAAAAACTTATTTGGCATCGGCAATAGCCAATGCCCTGATTGAAAAAGAAATCTCCGTTAAAATGACTAACTTTGCCACCATTCTAAACGATATGATGAATTTGGACATCAATAAAAATAAGTATATTGAAAAGCTTAATAAATATAGACTTCTTATCATTGACGATTTCGGAATGGAAAGGGATACCCCTTTTGCCACAGAACACATCTTTAACATCATTGACAGCAGATACAGAGCAAATAAACCGATTATTTTGACCACTAATCTTAGTGTAAAACAGCTTACAAGCCCGAATAGTCTTAAAGAACAGAGAATTTATTCAAGGATACTGGAAATGGCAACACCCATTCTTTTTACAGGAGAAAACAGAAGAATATCAAAGATGAAAGAAAAAGCACGAAAGGTAAATACAATACTTATGGAAAGCAGGTGA
- a CDS encoding AAA family ATPase, whose amino-acid sequence MAEVITIANRKGGVGKTTTTLNLAYSLKELGKKVLVIDLDPQANLTRCFDVGNTENIKNIGHLLMTEMEEESYLVEDYTKSYDEIDIIPSSILLSAVETQMRAETGSERILSEIINQVKERYDYVLIDTSPSLNILTINAFCASDSILIVADTQLFAIVGISELLKTVQKIKKRVNPKLKVQGILLTMCDNRTNLSKTLTDQVEEMFQKKIKVFQTKIPKTVKVGEAIYSGQSIKKYAKGSSVDIAYDNLAKEICYE is encoded by the coding sequence ATGGCAGAAGTTATAACCATAGCCAATCGGAAAGGCGGAGTCGGCAAAACAACCACAACACTAAATCTTGCCTATTCACTAAAAGAACTGGGTAAAAAAGTATTAGTCATTGACCTTGATCCGCAAGCCAATCTTACAAGATGTTTTGATGTGGGAAATACAGAAAATATAAAAAACATAGGGCATTTGTTAATGACAGAAATGGAGGAAGAAAGCTATTTGGTAGAGGACTATACCAAATCTTATGATGAGATAGATATTATTCCATCAAGCATTTTATTATCTGCTGTAGAAACACAAATGAGGGCAGAAACGGGCAGTGAACGGATATTATCGGAAATTATTAATCAGGTAAAAGAACGTTACGACTATGTCCTTATAGACACCTCGCCATCGCTGAATATTTTAACCATAAATGCCTTTTGTGCTTCAGATAGTATCCTTATAGTAGCGGATACACAGTTGTTTGCAATCGTCGGAATCAGTGAACTTTTAAAAACTGTTCAAAAAATAAAAAAGAGAGTGAATCCCAAACTGAAGGTACAGGGAATTTTACTAACTATGTGTGATAACAGAACTAATCTGTCAAAAACCCTGACAGATCAGGTAGAAGAAATGTTTCAAAAGAAAATTAAGGTCTTTCAGACCAAAATTCCGAAAACAGTCAAAGTGGGCGAAGCTATATACAGTGGTCAAAGCATAAAAAAATATGCAAAAGGCAGCAGCGTAGATATTGCCTATGACAATTTGGCAAAGGAGATCTGCTATGAGTAA
- a CDS encoding MT-A70 family methyltransferase, with translation MKKYKIIYADPPWKYDRKIGEGVVEKQYPTMEIEEICSLPIKEISDKDCILFLWATFPKLKEALRVIEAWGFKYRTVAFVWIKLNKKKKTPYFGLGNWTRSNSEICLLAKRGTPKRKSNKVFQLIFSPLEYHSKKPDIVRDKIVELVGDLEKIELFARSKTVGWDVWGNEVKSDIELEL, from the coding sequence TTGAAAAAATACAAGATTATTTATGCAGATCCGCCATGGAAGTATGACAGAAAAATTGGAGAAGGGGTAGTGGAAAAACAATATCCGACAATGGAGATAGAAGAAATATGCAGCTTGCCAATAAAAGAAATTTCAGATAAAGATTGTATCCTGTTCCTATGGGCAACCTTTCCGAAGCTAAAGGAAGCCTTAAGAGTTATTGAAGCTTGGGGATTTAAGTATAGAACAGTTGCTTTTGTCTGGATAAAGTTAAATAAAAAGAAAAAAACACCATACTTTGGACTTGGAAATTGGACAAGGAGCAACTCGGAAATATGTCTTTTAGCTAAAAGGGGAACACCAAAAAGAAAGTCCAACAAAGTTTTTCAGCTTATCTTTTCTCCACTGGAATATCATAGTAAAAAACCGGATATTGTAAGAGATAAAATCGTAGAACTTGTAGGTGATTTAGAAAAAATAGAGTTATTTGCAAGAAGTAAAACGGTTGGATGGGATGTATGGGGAAATGAAGTA
- a CDS encoding replication initiator protein A: MSIKFNYYYGKEAESFSFFRIPKLLFTDPIFSKLSSDAKVLYGILLDRMNLSMKNNWLDEENKVYIIFTIEEIAETMCCATQKATKILQELDDKKGIGLIEKKRLGLGKPNILYIKNFIIQEPEKESSSKEKIEEITNQELCKSQFKNDENHNSGNVNFTKQELCKSQCNKTNINKTEYSDTEYNNTSPISPSEEKNIKDTLLSKKEDMEAEEMIELLKRNIGYSFLVKEQSKDKEKIDLTIKVMAEAIQGKIDLRINQRMIAYETVKEQFLSLQKEHINYVLLVLDENKRKITNLRAYLLSLLYNAPVNILGMTTEVKSNDTDYSKDMEIWQEIFNTT, encoded by the coding sequence ATGAGCATAAAATTTAACTACTATTACGGAAAAGAAGCGGAAAGTTTTTCTTTTTTTCGTATTCCCAAACTGTTATTTACAGATCCTATATTTTCCAAATTAAGCAGCGATGCAAAAGTGTTATATGGAATTTTACTTGACCGAATGAACTTGTCTATGAAAAATAACTGGCTTGATGAAGAAAATAAGGTCTATATCATCTTTACCATTGAAGAAATCGCAGAAACCATGTGCTGTGCCACACAGAAAGCAACAAAAATCCTTCAGGAATTGGATGATAAAAAAGGCATAGGACTTATCGAAAAAAAGAGACTCGGACTTGGAAAGCCAAATATTTTATATATAAAAAACTTTATCATACAAGAACCGGAGAAAGAAAGTTCATCAAAAGAAAAAATCGAAGAAATCACAAATCAGGAATTGTGTAAATCACAATTCAAGAATGATGAAAATCACAATTCAGGAAATGTGAATTTCACAAAACAAGAATTGTGTAAATCACAATGTAATAAGACTAATATAAATAAGACTGAATATAGTGATACTGAGTATAATAATACCTCTCCCATATCCCCCTCAGAAGAAAAAAATATAAAAGATACTTTACTTAGTAAAAAAGAGGATATGGAAGCAGAGGAAATGATAGAACTACTCAAACGAAATATAGGCTACTCTTTTCTTGTGAAAGAACAATCGAAAGATAAAGAAAAAATTGACCTTACTATAAAAGTAATGGCAGAGGCAATTCAAGGTAAGATAGATCTAAGAATCAATCAGAGAATGATAGCGTATGAAACGGTAAAAGAACAGTTTTTATCACTACAAAAAGAACATATCAATTATGTCCTACTTGTTCTTGATGAAAATAAAAGAAAAATTACAAATTTAAGAGCCTATTTGTTATCCCTGCTATATAATGCACCGGTCAATATCTTAGGAATGACAACAGAAGTAAAGTCAAATGATACTGATTACAGCAAAGACATGGAAATATGGCAGGAGATTTTCAACACCACATAG
- a CDS encoding ParB N-terminal domain-containing protein: MSKKLLKREITDAVDFLLEDTSVLEQGDIRDIEIDLLKAYHDHPFTLYTGKRLEDMVDSIRENGILNPIIVLKKEDGAYEILSGHNRVNAARFANLKTVPCIVKENLTDKEAYTYVIETNLMQRSFSDLLPTEKALVLKVRYEKIASQGKRNDLQKEINNLEQGIIEKESKAEDKTDSRKTLGKEYNLSGASIARYLRLNELSKSWKQEVDNEKIGLIMAVELSYLPQEIQEYLYQKCEEFEMSLKPSDAKTLHLMNRQEDLNQEMVTTYLLNLKKPKMKEYQNIKLSQNIYQKFFQDKAKEEAEGIIEKALEIYFKEYVGQ, encoded by the coding sequence ATGAGTAAAAAACTTTTAAAAAGAGAAATCACCGATGCCGTAGATTTTTTGCTTGAAGATACAAGTGTTTTGGAACAGGGGGATATACGGGATATAGAAATTGATTTGCTAAAAGCGTATCATGACCATCCATTTACCCTATACACCGGCAAGAGATTGGAGGATATGGTAGATAGTATAAGAGAAAATGGGATACTTAATCCAATCATCGTTCTAAAAAAAGAAGATGGAGCCTATGAAATACTTTCTGGACATAATCGGGTTAATGCAGCAAGATTTGCCAATCTAAAAACTGTTCCTTGTATTGTTAAAGAAAATCTAACGGATAAAGAAGCCTATACCTATGTCATTGAAACCAATCTTATGCAGCGTTCTTTCTCCGATTTGCTGCCAACAGAAAAAGCCCTTGTCCTTAAAGTGCGATATGAAAAAATAGCAAGTCAAGGGAAAAGAAATGATTTGCAAAAAGAGATAAACAATTTAGAACAGGGTATCATAGAAAAGGAAAGCAAAGCGGAAGATAAAACCGACAGCAGAAAAACACTCGGAAAAGAATATAATCTTTCTGGAGCTTCTATTGCAAGATATCTAAGATTAAATGAATTGTCAAAGTCCTGGAAACAAGAGGTTGATAATGAAAAAATAGGATTGATAATGGCAGTGGAATTATCCTATCTTCCCCAAGAGATACAGGAATATCTGTATCAAAAGTGTGAAGAATTCGAAATGTCCTTAAAGCCAAGTGATGCAAAAACACTTCATCTGATGAACAGACAAGAAGATTTAAATCAAGAGATGGTTACAACATATTTGTTGAACTTGAAAAAACCGAAGATGAAAGAATATCAGAATATCAAGTTATCTCAGAATATCTATCAAAAATTCTTTCAGGATAAAGCGAAAGAAGAAGCAGAAGGGATTATAGAAAAAGCACTGGAAATTTACTTTAAGGAATATGTTGGTCAGTGA